One Ictalurus furcatus strain D&B chromosome 7, Billie_1.0, whole genome shotgun sequence genomic window, TAGGGTGGAGGTTTACCTGTGCGGCCTCTCTGAGGCGGTAACACACGTCCTCGGCGAGCATCGAGGCTAACTCATCAGCCAGCTCCACGCCGGCGCTCTCAGCCATCAGCTTGATGGAGTCTCGGGAAACTTCAGCGAAACGACGCTCTTCTCTAGTCTCAGTCATCTTCACCAAAAACGTCCAAACGCGAACACGTCCACCTTTTCAGCTTCAATCAGGTGCTAATGTTGAGCATCACATGAACGCAGGCGctgtttgttagctagctagcttataaACCTGCTTATAAATGAGCGACCTGATTACTACATCAACTCTAACGAGTTGGTAAATGTGCAAAACAAAGCAATAAACCGACACAAAGGTATACAAAGACAACGCATATATAGCTCAATCgagcatatataaagaaatatctAGACAGAAATTCAATGCTTTCCACAAGCTAAGCGAGTTAGTCAGGTAGCTTTTCACGCGCGTTATTAGTCATGGATCATACGTTGATAATATACCAACTTCTTTTGGAGTCCATTTGTAAACTTAAACTACATTTTAGCCTCCAATTGTCATAATGTGCTCTCGCTGTGCGCCATATTCAATCACTTCAAAATAAAAGACCTGATTGGTTGAACGTCTGCGCGTGCGCAGAGGCTCGTGTAATGAAGGCACAGGAGTTCCTAACTGTGGCCCTGGAGTAACCCAGGTGCTCTCTCTGCTCAACACCGATTCTAGTAACTAATTAATTCTAACGAATCAGCCCTTCCTGAGTTGGCGTTGGAGCATTGAGACCACTACAATGTGCAGTACTGGAGATGAGGGAAAGGGTAACTTGTATAGCCAAGGGTTGGGAACATGCAGTGTAATGTAGACCATTATTTAGTTGCGCTAGAGTTACAGAAGTGTGCTGTGTAAGATCTATAGACCAGGATCACGTTTACTGAACAAGAGTACAAAAGCACAAGTTTCACTGAGAACAGCACTAACAAAAGGTTAGTGGTTTTATTAAGATCAAAGGATGCAAACCATGCTAATCCTGAAACAATAACTTAAAGTaccacaatttaaattaaaatccataaataaaaaaaagacattcacACTGTGTCCCAAAGGCTCCATACACACAACCAGTTAAAAATACAGCTTGCAAAATGGtctaatgcattatattagacTTGCCACAAATTGGGACCAACTTTACTAGCAGAGTACCAATAAAAACCATCTAATTCCCCTCAAAACTTTGAGACTGCAAGATCTCAAACCAAGGCCATaagtttgtaaacaaaaaaaacaaaaaacaaaaaaaagagtggcAATCATTAAAAGTCTAAGGAATTATTTACAAAAGGAGTGAGGTTATAAACATCATGGCAGCAGTGGTTGGTCCAGCATGCCAGCAGCTAGATTAGAAGCTTGCTCCAGCTGTTGGAGTCTGAAGGCCAGAGGCAGCAGCAGGTCGTTCAGGTGCTGGCTGCTGAAGGTGAAAGCATTGTTGGCCACCACTTCCGCAGATGGGGGTGTGACTGGACCAGAGTCATCAGGGAACGCAGGGGAGGCCAGTAAGGATTGAGGTGATGAAGAGGCTGAGGAAGAGGGTGGAGAGGAAGATTGCATTTCTGAGGCAGGAGAGGTGGCCCTTCCAGGCACTTGTAGTGACCAGGGTGCCTGGCTTGAATCAAGGCCCTTTACTGCATTAGGGAGGCCATGCTGGAATCGGCAGCGGGTGCCATACAGGCAAAAGCCAAAAGCACTGAAGGTACGGCAGAGGGCACCACGGGGTTTCCATTCACTGGAACGGGGATGCCAAGTCTTCTCCTCAGCACAGTCCGACTCTGAACCACCCTCAACATGCAGGAAGTGGCATCGTGTGCCAAAGGGGCAAACACCAAAGGCACGGTAAGTGCGACAGGGTACATTGCGCCTTCTGTGCCGAACTGGCCTTTGCTCCTTCAGGCCGTGCACAAAGAGACAGCGGCTTCCGTACATGCAGTAGCCAGCAGTGTGGAAGGAGCGGCACAGCTCTGTCTTGTACTTGGGGTGGCGAGAGGGCATGTGGAGGTCATGCAGGCCATGAGCAAACTGGCAACGCTCTGCGTACTTGCAGGTACCACTCTCCGCATAGCGGCTGCACAGCTCGGTCTTGTAGCGGGTGGAACACAGCCAGGGGttaagaggaggagagggagactCAACCAGAGGAAGCAAAGCCTCAGCCAGGGACTGACCCCCACTAGCCAAGCTCTCAGCTGGGAAAAAGGCTTCATCACTACCCTCTGAGGGAAACAGCAGCAGGTCATCTTGGCTGGTCTGTGGAAGAAAGGGAATTAGTCAATACACTTAAACCCTTAATACAAGAGACCTACAGTGGGTGTGCACTTTAATACTTTAAATCAATCATGCATCCTACCTGGAAAGGTACATATCGTTTTGAAGTGGTACACTACATTACCATGTGAATGTTGAACAATATCCCTCCAAtcacaaggaaaggtacagtttagtgtACCATATTCATTACCTTAATGAGTTTATTTGGAGAACCTTAATTATGTGATCTCAATAGTTATTCAAATACAAGCGTTTCTAATTATCCGTAGATTAAGTCAATTCAAGTCCATGAATAGGAACAGTTAATTTAGAAACCCCCAGCTTATAACTTTAATATAATAAGTTTGTAGTTTAGACAGTTCAATTTGGaatgtagaaaaataaaaaaacaaacccaaaaacataaGCGTACCTCGAACATCATCGTGCGTCGTGAATCTTTCCAAATAAAGACAGCAGCGTCTCCACAACGTGCTTTTGTTTCCGTTTAAAAAGCGCAGCTACTTGACGACACCTTCCAACgaacaagcaaataaattaataaaaaaaacagggggagagaggaagaaaatacTGCTTATGGCCCAAATGAAAAAAACTGAAAGACGAGGCTTGCACCTTGAACAAGGCAAGTCACACGTACTGACCTCTGCTTGCCATGGTTATTATAAAGCGCTTGTAATTTCCCGCCTTCCCTTTAAACTGGCATCAGCTGAGACGCTGAAACGTCACCAGAGCGTTCGAACGGACCAATCAGAGCGCGAGGCGGGACGCCAAGTTAATTTGTGCTAATGAATTCCGCTGATGTTGGGAGGGTTGTGTTTCCTCCTTGCACGATTTGAAGTATGATCGAATTTGTTCGCACCCGCAGCGCAATAAACATTTTCCTAGTAGCTCAATAGCCGACTTCAAATAGCAAGatcagagaacacacacacacacagggagctATCCTGTGGAAATCACCGCGTCACACCTTCATTTGTTAATTGAAGAGCTATTATAGAGCTGTGAAGAAGGTCAAAGCCGTCTCAGTTCATTGTGTGAACTGCTGGTACACACCCAGCTAAGAGAAATCAggatttttcatgttttcatttaaaaaaaataaataaataataattaaaaaaaaaagaaaatcgtGTTCTTCTTTATATATTTGCTCTTTGCTCTTTTCATCCATATGTATATGCACGGTCACTTATATTCATTTTCCCCTTTCTGATATTCACTCAATACAACACTATATACAGTGTTGTGTAGAGTGGATATACAGCGTTGTGTAGAGTGGATATACAGCATTGTATAGTCTGGATATACAGCGTTGTGTAGActggatatacagtattgtgtagaGTGGATATACAGCGTTGTGTAGACTGGATACGAGAAAGGAGGAAATTAATACAAGTGGCTGTGCatatacatgaaaaaaaatacatttctgttcatttaatCACTGTTTAATGTTTACACTTTTGACACTGTTTGCATTGCACTGCCACTTTAATTCCACATAAGTCTGCTGCTTATATCTACAATgtttacactatatatatataatttattcttatttgttAAATTACTACCTCTGTGCTGCTGTACTATGTGAATTTCCCTCTGGGATGAATAAATTTATCTGTCTATTATTATTTGTgcctttaatatatatttatgaatatatttatgaGCTTCTCACTGCAGCAACAAGATTTTTATATAGTGTACAATTTTCTGGCAACAAGACACATTAAAGTCATAAAAGACCCAAAgcataaacaaaaataacacattcattgtaattttgtatttgtaattgTAAACTACAGCTTAATGCAAATGAGAACCTAatacttatttttatataaataatatatatatataaataaaatatatataaaatatatatatataaataaaataatatatataaatatataaataatatttaaattgtCTCATCTCTTACAAAAGTCCTGAAACTTTCCTAATTTTCTTTCTCAATTATAGTGACCACTCAAGCATTCAAGCATTACATTTGGCCTCATCCCAATTCACATATTGCCATACTCATAAACCCTATGGTTGGGCCAGTGAACGATACATATTGATATTATTCAGTGCAGTATGTGGGTTGGGACACAGCCAGTTTCCTGTATATAAAACTGGCGAGTCATTTCGGTGGACAGGTCaacgtttattttaaattttagtGTGCAGTGCACGCTCAGTTTAAGAAATCTTACAAAAACCCCAACactagggagaaaaaaaaaacaatgtacaaGAGAATATTGTGTAGAGCTCATTCAGTGGTTGACAAATCACCCAGCGAATGAGAGTCatccactcattcattcattaagaaGCACAAATGAAGCCATAAATGAGGACATGATTCAATATCAAAGCAGTCTACAACCTATTAGAGCCATTACTAAGAACCCAATCGTACATCATAGGCAAAGAAAAtgtcctttctctctcattttcctaACTACATTATCTAGTCACTATGTTACCTTCCAGCCAGCGCCATTTTGTAAGTAAGCCACTGGATTACATCAAGTCCTGACCCTCTTGGCAAACACATAACTGAAAACGTAAAACTGTATGgctttgtttattatttcattgATACAATGGGCAAGAAATAAAAGACCAAAAATGAGGCAGAGGCTGAACTGATTGAGACCAACCATTTACTGGTAagaaaagctatttaaaaaaaaaaaaaaaaaaaaacccataacaaaaaaccctgaaaaaccAGAAGCTGCCACAGGGTTTCTCTGACCAGCCTCAGCCCACCCAGCTCCCTCCCACCACTTCATTCTAACACCTTTAACCTTTATAGGGGCCTTCAGCATCCTGTCACCGTTTGCACctagaaaacatttcaaatagatgCCTACAACACATCAGTGTACATCAAATGTGGGTTTTTTGTCATTATTTCTTATTGCAGAGAAATGAGAAATCACATATtgaacaagaaaaacacaagagaggagaagagggcCATAAATAAAAGCCGTCCTGAACTTCAATCCACCGATCCAGGTCACGTGGAGTAGAGCTGACCCCGATGCCATCCTGTGCCCTGTGGTCTACTTGAGCTCGTTTAAGGATTAATCAAATGGGACACTTCGAGACTGGGGTAAATAGAACAAAGCCACTAAAAGAAACACTACAGCTTTCCAACCATTAGATTGACTAAAGTGTGAAGAAAAGGAGCACTTACATACTGAATTTGTataaacaaagagaaagaacaaataAGAGACATGCCAGAcccccccctcccaaaaaaaaacccacccccTTACCACACCAGCATTAAAGATATCACTcctgaaaaatgttaatatttacacaaataaagaTAGACCTGGAGGACAAAAATAAAGTGTGCTTTATCACCATCATTTCATGTTGCGCATTATCAGATTTAAATTACACAGTTAAAAATATtcggcatttaaaaaaaaagataaggaaGGGGAGgaaggtgtgtgtctgtgcaatactataggaataaaacactacgaAGTCCATGATGAAAGCTTGATGTGTGCTGCTGTGTGATTATGTGGGGCATAAGCTCCTCGGTTTCTTTATAAAGCTCACAGGTTGAATGACCATATGAAAAAATTGAATAAGAAATGATAGAAAATAGATATGGACAagcaaaaaaatgaaaggaTATTTCTTATGATAAATGAGAGGGGAAGACAGCACacaggtttctttttttgtggggaataaagagggggggggggaagaaaggAGGGCATAAAGATAGGGAGATTTGAGGTGATGCAGCCTAAAAGAAATGTCATTAGTCCTCCAGCACGATTGGCTCGCTGGTGCTGGAGGGCAGAACGGGGACAGGAATTGGCCGTGGTGGCAGAGGAAGTTTCACTCTGACAGGGATGTTGGGTTTCCTAGCTGCTCGTCTCATCTCACCCTGAGAAAGGTGTTTCCTCAGggccctgaaacaaacaaatatacatgcacgttgattttgtttttttgtttttttaactttgagCAGCAAGTTGAAATGGACATAGTTGgttaagagagtgtgtgtgtgcatgtgtgtgtacattactGCTTTAACACACCTGGTTTCTTTAGTAGCCACAAAGACTACAGGATTTGGGGCATCTGCCTGACTGACTCTCTGGCGCTTTATGACGGATTGGGCGGTCGTCCTCATGCCGCTCATAAAGGGCCTCCCGTTGGTGGAGAACGAATGGCCTACCCCCTGAAGGAAACAGTGTGAGCATGGTCAAAAGCTCAGTGGTGCAGTATGTGTAAGACataccagacagacagacagacagagagagagagagagagagagagagagagagagagagagagagagacagagagaaagagagagagagacagacagacatagagagagagaaagacagagagagagagagagatagacagagagagacagacagacagacagacagagagagagagagagagagagagagagagagagagagagagagcgagagcgagagagagaagcaaagaaagaaCGCGAGAGCTTACACTTTCGAAGGGTCTCTTGCCAAGCAGGGCAGTTGCACTGCGGGGTTGGTTGGCCTGGTTACGGTTGATTGGGGTGGGAGCACCTCTAGGAGCTTTGAGTTTAAGGGGAgcctggacagctgaagaccaGAAGCACACACTTAGTACAGCACTCACATTACCAACCCCAAAGATGTCTGGTTCGTGCATACcaagggtgtccaatcttatccgcaaagggccggtgtgggtgcaggttttcattccgttaaagcaggagccacacctgattccacctgcttaatcagttgatcttggcttttaatagactcgggtgtggcttctgcttggttgaaaTGAAAATCTGCACCCACGCCGACCCTTtacggataagattggacactcctGCTGTATACCCATGTGAAACTCACCCAATTCTTTGACTATGTTAACGAGAGATGGTCGTGGAACAGGGCGGTTCTTTATAGCACTTTTTGCCACTTTAGGGAGTCTGATCATACctaaaggaaacaaaaagaaaaaaaaaacaatactgaacAGTTAATCTCAGTATTGTGAATTTGAATGATGCAATTATGCACGAGTTATATGAAAAACACTTCACTAAAAGACAATATTATCAACATAACAGACACCCACTATAAGATCACTATGATGTAAATCCATCACGGCGATAATTAACTTTGATCGGTGGCGATATCAATATTTAATGCACTACTTCTACAGGATTGTAGGGCTGAAGTGAAGCACACATTGAAGTTTTAAACTCTGCATTGTTTGTGTCAGTACAGAGACTGAAGCATGGTGAACGCGGTACACTTACACTCTGCTTTGACGGCATTGGCGTTGATTGATGCGTAAGGGCGGCGGGCAGCACGACGTGACTGCAGGATGTCCTGGCACACCCGACGAGCGATGCGGGTCAGCTTGGTGGTCTGCAGAATAAACGTTTGCCGATTTTTTGCCAAAAGCTTGGCTCTACCGGCGCTATTGGTGAACGGGGACATGCCCTGCACTTCCTGACGAGTCATGTGACTACGTGAGGGTGCGTCCTATTGTAGGATGAGAGGAGAGGTCATAGTTAGGGAAAAGGATCGATATTGGATCGCGCCTAAAATGACAGTAATATTGGTAGATATGGCATACCGAGCCAGCTCTTGTAGCGCCCTCTAACTGAGTGGGTGTCTTCAACCCACCATATTTCTTCCAGTAAATCCAGCAGGAGGCGCAAAGTCGACACTGCATGTTAGGAGGACCCCAAGCATACCACTGAGGAGACTGAGCAGCTGCAGCGGACCAGAGGAAATGTCAACTTTAAATGCACACATGCATAATAGAAAATCCTAAGCTCATCTGTAAACATGAACATATTAATTTTATAGTACTACAGAAGGTTCTAATACCTGTAAGTAACACTGATAAAAGCAGGTTTATGCTTGACGCGCGACTTTGCACGCGCATGCAGAAGCAAAGCAAGCGGCATCGTTCACATACTCGACTAATCTGAAGGATTTAAACGTTACATCCACTAGATGGCACATCAAGTCGAAAACCCTGACCCTTATATTAAAAAGGATTTAGAAGGCCGGCATGCAAAACAGACCTTTCACAGTAAGTTTGAAGATTACGTGAGAGGTttttccaaatacaaacacgaAAAAGTAAGAAGAAAACCAGTATAATCCAGCTGTAATATAAAGCAGTACAAGTCTACAACAAATCTGAGACACCGGTGAAAAGGTAGAGTAGAGAAAGTGCGATTGCAATGATTTGGTACTCACTATGGCAGCTCTCGCAGCACAGGCCTTTTTGAAAGCCTGCAGCTCCGTTCATCCCGGGTTTGTTACCAGGAGCCATAATCTGGTTAGGATTGGGCTTGGTGCTGGTTACAACAAAATTCCAATTCAGTTTtcaaataaaagatcaaattcAGATCTCGTTTAGAGCAGcgacagatttttaaaatagacAAGACTAAAGTGTTGCATcagtaatatgtaaatatataagcACAAATAAACTCCATACAGGTGGATGAGGAGGAAAATCAAATACTTAGGCAAGTCGGATTAAACATGAGATTGATCAATTCAAGCAGTCGCTACACTCACTTGACCAAAAACGGTTAgtgttatttcagtaaatacTCACTAGGTGGGGATGTAAACCTGTTTCAGTTTACTATCTGCTTCTGCAGCCTTCAGTCTTTTCTGAAATTGAAGATCCAAAAACACAGTAAGCTGATATCTGAGCCATAGTGAATTCAGTTCATACAGAACAGGACagaataagacaaataaaaaaaataaagcagacaATGCTGAAGGCTCACCTGCTGGATATAACGGTCTGTGGTCTTCCACATGTAATAGAACTGAACAACGCTGGCTAATGACTTCCAAGGCAACTAGGAAAACAAAGCCAATGAATAAACAGGCAACAATATGAAAAGCATTGAATCACAGTAGCAATGGAAATCCCTTTCAGACTTTCCGATACCATATGGACAGGATGTGTGCGGATGAGTGAAGCAAACGAGTAGGAGGAGCGTGTGAACTCACAAAGTCCTGGCGAATGTCATTGAAGTCCTTTCCGTATTTCTCCAGTGCTTCCTCGAATAACATGGCTTCTGAGGCGCTCCACTCTTCCATCTCGTCACGGCAGAGCACAGGGCCGCCCTGCGGCACCAGTGTGGACATGGCCTTGGCCAAGTCATAACTGTTCTTCTGCAGTGTGTCCATGGCATGGAACTAGGAAGCGAAAATATGACTATTACGTGCTGCGTGAATCAGACACGTATATGAAACAGCATTGTGTGCGTTTACAGCAtcttcaggtgtgtgtgtgtgtatgcacgcGTGTCCTCTCACCAGGGTGATGTCTCTGGACGCAGCTGCTGCACTCATGTGCAGACTTGGTTGGCGGATGGAGCTGCTGCAGTCTAAGGCACGGGCAAAAGTCCCCACAGCCCTGCAAAGGTAATACCAtgatatacactaccagtcaaaagtttagacacacttctaaacaattCAGAATTccttattccccccccccccaacattttataacaataataataatagtcatcaaaactctggaataataCAAATGGAACTCTGGGAATTATCtagtgataaaaaatccaaaataaatctacataacttaatattttagcatcttcaaagtagaccccccttttgcctagaatttccagaaatgtattcttggcattttctcaaacgatttcttgaggaatcgccctgagatgctttttaaacagtattaaaggagttcccacctatacTGGACACTTAACGGCTGCTTTTTGGAACATTTTGTCATCCGTTTTAAGTCATccgtttaaagaaaaaaaaactttttttttgtaaataaaatgttaattttctaatgaaagaaatgattatgttggcacaattatattattGTCTACAataccgatttcaaacatttaatcatacacctacagatcaaaaggcttttaagatcaagagaaacatttcaatcatgtgtctccaaacttttgaccggtaatgtatatattttttaatgactttgaATAATGATTTAACAAGTATCCAAGATACGCCAGAAAT contains:
- the cth1 gene encoding cysteine three histidine 1 — protein: MMFETSQDDLLLFPSEGSDEAFFPAESLASGGQSLAEALLPLVESPSPPLNPWLCSTRYKTELCSRYAESGTCKYAERCQFAHGLHDLHMPSRHPKYKTELCRSFHTAGYCMYGSRCLFVHGLKEQRPVRHRRRNVPCRTYRAFGVCPFGTRCHFLHVEGGSESDCAEEKTWHPRSSEWKPRGALCRTFSAFGFCLYGTRCRFQHGLPNAVKGLDSSQAPWSLQVPGRATSPASEMQSSSPPSSSASSSPQSLLASPAFPDDSGPVTPPSAEVVANNAFTFSSQHLNDLLLPLAFRLQQLEQASNLAAGMLDQPLLP
- the mta2 gene encoding metastasis-associated protein MTA2 isoform X2, whose amino-acid sequence is MRARVYYVYFENSSSNPYLIRRIEELNKTANGNVEAKVVCLFRRRDISSNLNTLADSNARDFEEESKQPLITDQQKHQLKHRELFLSRQFESLPATHIRGKCNVTLLNETDVLTGYLEREDCFFYSLVFDPVQKTLLADQGEIRVGSKYQAEIPDKLAEGDSDNRVQEKLETKVWDPDNQLKDSQIDQFLVVARAVGTFARALDCSSSIRQPSLHMSAAAASRDITLFHAMDTLQKNSYDLAKAMSTLVPQGGPVLCRDEMEEWSASEAMLFEEALEKYGKDFNDIRQDFLPWKSLASVVQFYYMWKTTDRYIQQKRLKAAEADSKLKQVYIPTYTKPNPNQIMAPGNKPGMNGAAGFQKGLCCESCHTAQSPQWYAWGPPNMQCRLCASCWIYWKKYGGLKTPTQLEGATRAGSDAPSRSHMTRQEVQGMSPFTNSAGRAKLLAKNRQTFILQTTKLTRIARRVCQDILQSRRAARRPYASINANAVKAECMIRLPKVAKSAIKNRPVPRPSLVNIVKELAVQAPLKLKAPRGAPTPINRNQANQPRSATALLGKRPFESGVGHSFSTNGRPFMSGMRTTAQSVIKRQRVSQADAPNPVVFVATKETRALRKHLSQGEMRRAARKPNIPVRVKLPLPPRPIPVPVLPSSTSEPIVLED
- the mta2 gene encoding metastasis-associated protein MTA2 isoform X1, whose amino-acid sequence is MAANMYRVGDYVYFENSSSNPYLIRRIEELNKTANGNVEAKVVCLFRRRDISSNLNTLADSNARDFEEESKQPLITDQQKHQLKHRELFLSRQFESLPATHIRGKCNVTLLNETDVLTGYLEREDCFFYSLVFDPVQKTLLADQGEIRVGSKYQAEIPDKLAEGDSDNRVQEKLETKVWDPDNQLKDSQIDQFLVVARAVGTFARALDCSSSIRQPSLHMSAAAASRDITLFHAMDTLQKNSYDLAKAMSTLVPQGGPVLCRDEMEEWSASEAMLFEEALEKYGKDFNDIRQDFLPWKSLASVVQFYYMWKTTDRYIQQKRLKAAEADSKLKQVYIPTYTKPNPNQIMAPGNKPGMNGAAGFQKGLCCESCHTAQSPQWYAWGPPNMQCRLCASCWIYWKKYGGLKTPTQLEGATRAGSDAPSRSHMTRQEVQGMSPFTNSAGRAKLLAKNRQTFILQTTKLTRIARRVCQDILQSRRAARRPYASINANAVKAECMIRLPKVAKSAIKNRPVPRPSLVNIVKELAVQAPLKLKAPRGAPTPINRNQANQPRSATALLGKRPFESGVGHSFSTNGRPFMSGMRTTAQSVIKRQRVSQADAPNPVVFVATKETRALRKHLSQGEMRRAARKPNIPVRVKLPLPPRPIPVPVLPSSTSEPIVLED